In Helianthus annuus cultivar XRQ/B chromosome 3, HanXRQr2.0-SUNRISE, whole genome shotgun sequence, a single window of DNA contains:
- the LOC110942870 gene encoding uncharacterized mitochondrial protein AtMg00810-like has protein sequence MALNSPDHGIMDTGATSHSANEQGEFAMKDLGPLSYFLGIQVTRNGNNMFLSQQAYVRDIIHRASMDSCKPVATPVDTQAKLSVDSSPLHDDPTTYRSLAGALQYLTFTRPDIWYAVQQICMHMHSPRADHWSALKRIIRYIQGTSDYGLHLGPTPKISLVSYTDTDWAGRPDTRCTTSGYCVYLGDNLISWSSKRQATISRSSAEAEYRGVANVVAEICWLRNLLLELNHPVSRATLVYCDNVSAVYLSGNPVQHQRTKRIELDIHFVREQVQRGHVRVLHVPSRHQIADIFTKGLPRVLFDDFRSSLSIRPPYASTAGVY, from the exons ATGGCTTTGAATTCTCCTGATCACGGAATCATGGATACTGGAGCCACTTCCCATTCGGCCAACGAACAAG GGGAATTTGCTATGAAAGATTTGGGTCCTCTTTCTTATTTTTTGGGCATACAGGTTACACGCAACGGTAACAATATGTTTCTATCTCAACAGGCGTATGTGCGAGACATTATTCATCGTGCCTCCATGGACTCATGCAAACCTGTCGCCACTCCTGTTGACACTCAGGCAAAGTTGTCTGTTGACTCTAGCCCGTTACATGATGACCCCACTACTTATCGCAGTTTGGCAGGAGCTCTACAGTACCTAACATTTACTCGTCCCGATATCTGGTATGCCGTTCAGCAGATTTGCATGCATATGCATTCTCCACGGGCTGATCATTGGAGTGCATTAAAACGCATTATACGGTATATTCAAGGCACCTCCGACTACGGTCTTCATCTTGGGCCGACACCGAAGATCTCCCTGGTTTCTTATACTGATACAGATTGGGCGGGACGCCCCGACACTCGCTGCACCACCTCTGGTTACTGTGTCTATTTGGGTGACAATCTCATCTCCTGGTCTTCTAAACGCCAAGCCACTATCTCCCGCTCCAGCGCAGAGGCTGAATATAGAGGTGTTGCTAACGTTGTCGCGGAAATTTGCTGGCTTCGCAATCTTCTCCTTGAGCTCAACCACCCAGTCTCCCGTGCAACTCTGGTTTACTGTGACAATGTGAGTGCCGTCTATCTCTCGGGCAACCCTGTACAACATCAGCGAACAAAGCGTATCGAGCTTGACATTCACTTTGTTCGAGAACAGGTTCAGCGGGGTCATGTTCGCGTTCTTCATGTTCCTTCTCGTCATCAAATTGCGGATATTTTCACCAAAGGGCTACCTAGAGTTTTATTCGATGACTTCAGATCCAGTCTCAGCATTCGGCCACCCTacgcttcgactgcgggggtgtatTAG